The Melioribacteraceae bacterium genome includes a window with the following:
- a CDS encoding SEL1-like repeat protein — protein sequence NNNTNPGTQQYQNQATDYLNQAQKTNHSTISQQLNLDLAKTNAMMAGNHQQVSQIEQLQNQKRNQANQQIINGVFSLLNSFKQESEIKKAWQADYIRRDFERATRGDTMGMYFLAYKYTRGNRSIGFIPDLNQAVYWYCQAANLGHKCSLFGIAEENSGHFDNSSFSLNPKFVHISPESKAISLPYLCSAYILLGSDSTLKSTCSYGGNVPHLKRLIINSLFYLYPLIRNDAGTDLLHGLYELFNEKRLEIEYLLKDDKLKSLAKQEKKILAKYLEEIQEELKNSPDVAKPVIDSDWFESFVKSNMLPQFHQD from the coding sequence CAATAATAATACAAATCCCGGGACACAACAATATCAGAATCAAGCAACCGATTATTTAAACCAAGCACAAAAAACTAACCACAGTACGATTTCTCAACAATTGAATTTAGACCTGGCAAAAACAAACGCGATGATGGCTGGAAATCATCAACAAGTAAGCCAAATTGAGCAATTACAAAATCAAAAGAGGAACCAGGCTAATCAGCAAATTATTAATGGCGTCTTCTCATTATTAAATTCATTCAAACAGGAATCAGAAATTAAAAAAGCTTGGCAAGCTGATTACATTAGAAGAGATTTTGAAAGAGCAACCCGTGGGGACACGATGGGGATGTATTTCTTAGCTTATAAGTATACCAGAGGGAATAGAAGTATTGGTTTTATTCCTGACCTTAATCAAGCGGTTTACTGGTATTGTCAGGCTGCGAATCTTGGCCATAAATGCTCTTTATTTGGAATTGCCGAAGAAAATTCAGGTCATTTTGACAATAGCAGTTTTAGCTTAAATCCAAAATTTGTGCATATATCTCCAGAATCAAAAGCTATCTCTCTTCCTTACTTATGCTCAGCTTATATTTTGTTGGGTAGTGATAGTACATTGAAAAGTACTTGTAGTTACGGCGGCAATGTGCCTCATTTAAAAAGGCTCATTATTAATTCATTATTTTATTTGTATCCCTTAATTCGCAATGATGCTGGCACAGATCTTCTTCATGGCTTATACGAGCTTTTTAATGAAAAAAGGTTAGAAATTGAATATCTATTAAAGGACGACAAACTAAAGTCTCTAGCTAAACAAGAAAAGAAAATCTTAGCTAAATATCTCGAAGAAATTCAGGAGGAACTAAA